From the Panthera leo isolate Ple1 chromosome C1, P.leo_Ple1_pat1.1, whole genome shotgun sequence genome, one window contains:
- the LOC122226020 gene encoding uncharacterized protein LOC122226020, with protein MFLIGIPDQIATLPLERTACLEKLSQAYRFLPPGVGVSTQGSAVTPEVPSPSRPRTEPPRKEGCRLTGGESGLPGRKAAFDSAQLRLPRNARRPRPAPGPGRTAAPCSGPGAGWPLSRVRNQIPRTRGSDTPSREASPADPSHAPPPASVAAKPVHGSGHFHLEDPGPAESALRCPRSGADHVTCRLARLSAVHDLVFSVIVFVLRFPTSLQGSLRFLRFLLFLLFTGQAPVDILVSP; from the exons ATGTTTCTTATTGGAA TTCCAGACCAAATAGCGACATTACCACTTGAAAGAACAGCCTGTTTGGAAAAGCTCTCTCAAGCCTACCGCTTCCTGCCTCCGGGTGTGGGCGTCTCCACTCAGGGCTCAGCTGTCACTCCAGAGGTTCCATCCCCGAGTCGGCCG cggactgagccacccaggaaggaGGGCTGCCGGCTGACCGGCGGGGAGTCAGGCCTTCCGGGGCGCAAGGCGGCTTTTGACTCGGCCCAGCTGCGGCTTCCACGCAACGCCCGCAGGCCCCGCCCGGCTCCCGGCCCGGGTCGCACGGCCGCGCCCTGCTCCGGTCCAGGTGCTGGCTGGCCCCTGTCGCGCGTTAGGAACCAGATTCCGAGGACCAGAGGTTCAGACACCCCGAGTAGGGAGGCTTCGCCGGCTGACCCCAGCCATgctcccccacctgcctctgtcGCTGCTAAACCTGTCCACGGAAGCGGCCACTTCCACCTGGAAGACCCAGGACCTGCGGAATCCGCCCTCAGGTGCCCTCGGAGCGGCGCGGACCACGTGACATGCAG GCTAGCTCGGCTCTCAGCGGTCCATGACTTGGTGTTTTCTGTCATCGTCTTCGTGCTCAGGTTTCCTACATCTCTTCAGGGCAGCCTGCGGTTCCTGCGATTCCTGCTGTTCCTGCTGTTCACTGGACAGGCCCCTGTGGATATCCTGGTATCACCTTGA